In Thermodesulfitimonas autotrophica, the following proteins share a genomic window:
- a CDS encoding IreB family regulatory phosphoprotein, translated as MGQGDYGERTVTFKVQREEPQTIREIIIEVITALKERGYNPVNQLVGYLLSGDPAYITSHRNARNLIRRLERDELLEELVRAYLQK; from the coding sequence GTGGGACAGGGCGATTACGGCGAGAGAACCGTTACTTTTAAAGTTCAGCGGGAAGAGCCCCAGACGATCCGGGAGATTATTATAGAGGTCATTACGGCACTTAAGGAAAGGGGTTACAACCCGGTCAACCAGCTTGTTGGGTACCTTCTTTCCGGTGATCCGGCCTACATCACGAGCCACCGTAACGCCCGCAACTTAATCCGCCGGCTGGAGCGCGACGAACTCCTCGAGGAGCTGGTGCGGGCTTACCTTCAAAAGTAG
- the alaS gene encoding alanine--tRNA ligase, which produces MESEEIRQLFLDFFAAREHRVLPSASLIPANDPSLLWTAAGMVPFKPYFTGTAEPEHRRVATCQKCLRTPDIESVGKTARHLTFFEMLGNFSFGDYFKEEAIPWAWELVTKRFGLSPEQLWVSVYLDDDEAYHLWRKVGVPEARIVRLGKETNFWEIGVGPCGPCSEIHFDFGPEHSCGPDCGVGCDCDRFLEIWNLVFIQFYRDEAGNYSPLAQKGIDTGMGLERIATVLQGGKTAFDTDLFRDVIEEIAEVLKVDYGAGGDVGRAVKVIADHTRAVTFAIADGALPSNEGRGYVIRRLLRRAIRFGKLFGCEEPFLDRVAVRVIDKMGAVYPELGQQKRHILRTIRIEEGRFLETLSLGTEILNRMIADARAQGQRTLSGEAAFKLYDTYGFPLELTEEICAEEGLTVDRQGFATAMAQQRERARQARETTEYLGERERFYREARDAGIGSRFTGYYALEEPARVLLMVKNGRRVAAAEKGETVEVVLDATPFYAEAGGQVCDTGVFTGPGLLAEIEHVDRPVENIIVHRVKVVAGTLTEGNIVTASVDAPRRKQTARNHTATHLLHQSLKAVLGAHVNQAGSLVAPDRLRFDFTHYEALTPEELERVEAMVNQAILAAIPVETFETTLAEARAMGAVALFGEKYGERVRVVKIGEFSIELCGGTHLKNTAEAGFFKIVTEGSVASGVRRIEAVTGEAALSYINGILRDYQEIAAILKVAPRNLAAAVKALADQVKELARENEALKDRLAAGEVQDLLQRVEVIDGVNVLASRVGTAEMPRLRSLIDVLRERLGSGVFILGGVAEDKVSLIVAVTPDLVKRGLHAGMLVKELAKLVDGGGGGRPELAQAGGKNPAGLEEALRFGRTLVQEKLRGQR; this is translated from the coding sequence ATGGAAAGCGAGGAAATCCGCCAGCTCTTTCTTGATTTCTTTGCTGCAAGGGAACACCGCGTTTTGCCAAGCGCTTCCCTCATCCCGGCGAATGATCCCAGCCTGCTGTGGACGGCGGCGGGGATGGTGCCTTTCAAGCCGTACTTCACGGGAACGGCGGAGCCAGAGCACCGGCGGGTGGCCACCTGCCAGAAGTGCCTGCGGACGCCGGATATCGAGTCGGTCGGCAAAACCGCCCGCCACCTCACCTTCTTTGAGATGCTCGGCAATTTCTCCTTCGGGGACTACTTCAAAGAAGAAGCGATTCCTTGGGCGTGGGAGTTGGTGACCAAGAGGTTCGGACTCAGTCCGGAGCAGCTTTGGGTTTCTGTTTATCTTGATGATGATGAGGCCTACCACTTGTGGCGGAAGGTCGGCGTCCCAGAGGCACGAATTGTCCGGTTAGGGAAGGAGACGAACTTCTGGGAGATCGGGGTGGGGCCCTGCGGTCCCTGCTCCGAGATCCATTTTGACTTTGGCCCGGAGCATTCTTGTGGTCCCGACTGCGGGGTGGGCTGCGACTGCGACCGCTTCCTGGAGATCTGGAACCTGGTCTTCATCCAGTTTTACCGGGACGAAGCCGGTAACTATTCACCCCTCGCGCAGAAGGGAATTGATACCGGCATGGGGCTCGAACGCATCGCTACCGTACTCCAGGGGGGCAAGACCGCTTTCGATACCGACCTTTTCCGGGACGTGATCGAGGAGATTGCCGAAGTCTTGAAAGTGGACTACGGCGCCGGTGGAGACGTGGGGCGGGCCGTGAAGGTCATTGCCGACCACACCCGGGCCGTAACTTTTGCGATTGCGGATGGAGCCCTGCCTTCGAATGAGGGCCGGGGCTACGTCATCAGGCGGCTCCTGCGCCGGGCCATCCGGTTCGGGAAACTTTTTGGCTGTGAGGAGCCCTTTTTGGACCGGGTGGCGGTGCGGGTGATCGATAAAATGGGTGCGGTTTACCCGGAACTGGGACAACAGAAACGGCATATCCTGCGCACGATCAGGATCGAAGAGGGGCGCTTCCTGGAGACGCTGAGCCTGGGGACGGAGATTCTCAACCGGATGATTGCTGACGCCCGCGCGCAGGGGCAGCGCACGCTTTCCGGCGAGGCGGCGTTCAAGCTTTACGACACCTACGGCTTTCCGCTCGAGCTCACGGAAGAGATCTGCGCGGAAGAGGGGCTAACGGTTGACCGCCAGGGGTTTGCGACGGCAATGGCCCAGCAGCGGGAACGGGCGAGGCAGGCCCGGGAGACGACGGAGTATCTCGGCGAGCGCGAGCGTTTTTACCGGGAAGCACGTGATGCCGGAATCGGGTCGCGCTTTACCGGTTACTACGCGCTGGAGGAGCCGGCACGGGTGCTCCTGATGGTGAAGAACGGGCGGCGCGTCGCCGCTGCCGAAAAAGGGGAAACGGTGGAGGTGGTGCTTGATGCGACGCCCTTTTACGCGGAGGCCGGCGGCCAGGTGTGCGATACGGGTGTTTTTACCGGGCCCGGCCTGCTGGCGGAGATCGAACATGTCGACCGCCCTGTGGAAAATATAATCGTTCACCGGGTCAAGGTAGTTGCGGGCACGCTGACGGAGGGGAATATTGTGACCGCATCTGTTGATGCCCCGCGTCGCAAGCAGACGGCGCGCAACCACACGGCCACCCACCTCCTTCACCAGTCACTAAAGGCGGTCCTGGGCGCGCACGTGAATCAGGCTGGCTCGCTGGTTGCGCCGGACCGGCTGCGTTTCGACTTTACCCATTACGAGGCGCTAACGCCTGAAGAACTTGAGCGGGTGGAGGCGATGGTGAACCAGGCGATCCTGGCCGCGATTCCGGTGGAAACCTTCGAAACCACGCTTGCCGAAGCGCGGGCGATGGGTGCCGTCGCCCTTTTTGGTGAGAAGTACGGGGAGCGGGTCCGGGTCGTCAAGATCGGCGAGTTCAGCATTGAGCTCTGCGGCGGTACCCACCTGAAAAATACAGCCGAAGCCGGCTTCTTCAAGATTGTTACCGAGGGCAGTGTCGCCTCAGGCGTCAGACGTATCGAGGCGGTTACCGGGGAGGCGGCTTTATCTTACATCAACGGCATCCTTCGCGATTACCAGGAGATAGCCGCAATTTTAAAGGTGGCGCCGCGCAACCTCGCTGCTGCGGTAAAAGCGCTTGCCGACCAGGTAAAGGAGCTCGCGCGGGAGAACGAGGCGCTCAAAGACCGGCTTGCTGCCGGGGAGGTGCAGGACCTGCTGCAGCGGGTGGAGGTAATCGACGGCGTGAATGTGCTGGCGAGCAGGGTTGGCACCGCCGAAATGCCTCGGCTCCGCAGCCTGATCGATGTTTTGCGGGAGCGACTCGGCTCAGGGGTTTTTATTTTAGGCGGGGTGGCGGAAGACAAGGTGAGTCTGATTGTTGCGGTAACGCCGGACCTGGTAAAGCGCGGTCTTCATGCCGGGATGCTGGTTAAGGAGCTGGCCAAGCTGGTTGACGGCGGCGGTGGTGGGCGACCGGAGCTGGCGCAGGCGGGCGGCAAGAACCCGGCAGGGCTGGAAGAGGCGTTGCGCTTTGGCAGGACTCTGGTTCAGGAGAAATTAAGAGGACAAAGATAG
- a CDS encoding NADH-quinone oxidoreductase subunit N — protein MSAFLPVLPELTMLLLGLITFIVGVLTRRHTLTIFLAILSISSAAFLIVVTKWTGVLEAGSFISDSYSMFFRVIICMTGVLILALSHAERATIGDKTAEFAFLVIISVFGMCLMAGAGDLIVVYLALETFSLSSYVLAGFLRKDRRSIEAGSKYFILGTVASILLLVSIAVFYGLTGTTSIEEIGRLLKDKDLTTSSLASVFLICAFAFKLSLAPFHAWAPDVYEGSPTVVTAFFSVGPKTAAFAALGRIFMYALGKIDLTVVIIILSVLSMFIGNLLALRQTNLKRMFAYSSIAHAGYIVMAFLLTKDAFLSSIMPYLLTYAFMNIGAFAVVLSIKEGEKLSSYSGVAKIRPLLGFSMTVILFSLTGIPPTAGFIVKFNIFKNVFMAGYPFLALLAVLLSIPSAFYYLRIVLLMYRDAHVDPQIVLDTKLNQLNQGVSLASALFLLFAGIMPTLTLPL, from the coding sequence ATGAGTGCATTTCTCCCTGTATTACCAGAGCTGACAATGCTTCTTTTGGGTCTAATCACGTTTATAGTCGGTGTTCTGACAAGGAGACACACCTTAACAATATTTCTTGCTATATTGTCTATAAGCTCTGCTGCATTTTTGATTGTGGTGACAAAGTGGACAGGCGTTTTGGAAGCTGGGAGCTTCATATCAGACAGCTACAGCATGTTTTTTAGGGTCATCATATGCATGACAGGAGTGCTTATACTTGCTTTATCCCATGCCGAAAGAGCTACGATCGGTGACAAGACAGCGGAGTTTGCATTCCTTGTTATCATATCAGTCTTCGGAATGTGTTTAATGGCCGGTGCTGGAGACCTCATTGTTGTTTATCTTGCCCTTGAGACATTCTCTTTAAGCAGTTATGTTCTTGCTGGCTTTCTCAGGAAAGATCGAAGATCAATCGAGGCTGGGAGTAAATACTTTATACTCGGGACTGTTGCCTCGATACTCTTGCTTGTATCGATTGCCGTCTTTTACGGATTGACAGGTACGACATCCATTGAAGAGATCGGAAGACTCCTGAAAGATAAAGATCTCACTACTTCCTCCCTGGCATCAGTGTTTCTTATCTGCGCTTTTGCCTTCAAGTTGTCTCTCGCTCCTTTTCATGCATGGGCACCTGATGTATACGAAGGTTCGCCAACTGTTGTAACAGCCTTTTTCTCAGTTGGACCAAAGACGGCTGCATTCGCTGCACTTGGCAGGATCTTCATGTACGCTCTTGGGAAGATAGACCTTACAGTCGTGATCATTATACTTTCTGTGCTTTCTATGTTCATAGGTAATCTCCTTGCCTTAAGACAGACTAACCTTAAAAGGATGTTTGCATACTCATCAATAGCTCATGCAGGATATATTGTTATGGCATTTCTCTTAACAAAAGACGCCTTCCTATCATCAATCATGCCATACCTACTCACTTATGCATTTATGAACATTGGTGCTTTTGCTGTAGTATTGAGCATAAAAGAGGGAGAAAAACTATCGAGCTATTCAGGAGTTGCAAAGATACGTCCGCTACTTGGTTTTAGCATGACCGTGATCTTGTTTTCTTTGACTGGAATCCCCCCCACTGCTGGATTTATCGTGAAGTTCAACATCTTTAAGAATGTGTTCATGGCAGGTTATCCTTTCTTAGCACTTCTCGCTGTTCTTTTAAGCATCCCTTCAGCCTTTTACTATCTAAGGATTGTTCTTCTTATGTATAGAGACGCCCACGTCGATCCTCAGATAGTTTTGGATACCAAGTTGAATCAGTTGAATCAGGGTGTTAGTCTGGCGTCTGCATTGTTTCTGTTGTTTGCTGGGATTATGCCAACACTCACCCTTCCTCTATAA